One genomic window of Medicago truncatula cultivar Jemalong A17 chromosome 1, MtrunA17r5.0-ANR, whole genome shotgun sequence includes the following:
- the LOC11432255 gene encoding endoribonuclease YBEY, chloroplastic isoform X1 has protein sequence MLPRFSNLLRHPPFNSIMSRAITCSLPQPHSSYSVSFNNSSVFPFSNSPPRRILFALFAQQPQPFRGVRAAGGGGKREYRKFRSRAPKRKKELELSVPICIEESLPDDPEILNIAEMLRLNVPMAMKLAFDGLKGSEYKTRDTAIDDVGRFESVELSVLLCNDEFIQKLNREWRDEDHATDVLSMSQHEPGLNLPILMLGDIVISLETAARQAEERGHTLLDEIRILMVHGLLHLLGFDHELSEEAEVEMEKEEELLLQSLGWKGKGLIKSAYDAEENASSQQNSSDDRKKEGSLRFYKPKFSYIFCDMDGTLLNSKSQISTSTAKALREASARGVKIVIATGKARPAVIDIFKKVDLAGKDGIVSEFSPGVFLQGLLVYGRQGREIYRSSLDPDVCREACLYSLESKVPLIAFCEGRCLTLFHDPLVDSLHTIYHEPKAEIIPSVEDLLASADIQKMIFLDTAQSVSDTLRPYWSDATKGRATVVQAVPDMLEIVPLGTCKGNGVKVLLDHLGVTANEIMAIGDGENDVEMLELASLGIALSNGSEKTKAVANVIGLSNDEDGAADAIYRYAF, from the exons ATGCTTCCTCGTTTCTCTAACCTTCTACGCCACCCTCCCTTCAACTCCATCATGTCACGTGCCATCACGTGCTCTCTCCCTCAACCCCATTCCTCCTATTCCGTCTCATTCAACAACTCTTCCGTTTTTCCTTTCTCTAACTCTCCTCCTCGCCGTATCTTGTTTGCGCTATTTGCTCAGCAGCCGCAACCGTTTCGTGGAGTCCGTGCAGCCGGCGGAGGAGGAAAGAGAGAGTATCGGAAATTCAGAAGCCGAGCGCCGAAGAGGAAGAAGGAGTTAGAACTCTCCGTCCCTATTTGCATCGAAGAAAGTTTGCCTGATGATCCTGAAATCTTG AATATTGCAGAGATGCTTCGTCTAAATGTCCCAATGGCAATGAAACTGGCATTTGATGGTTTGAAAGGTTCAGAGTATAAAACAAGAGATACTGCTATAGATGATGTTGGCAGGTTTGAAAGTGTTGAGTTATCCGTGCTTCTTTGTAATGATGAGTTTATACAAAAACTTAACAGGGAATGGAGAGATGAAGATCACGCTACCGATGTTCTCTCAATGTCACAACATGAACCTGGACTCAATCTTCCTATT cttatgtTGGGTGATATTGTAATTTCTCTTGAGACAGCGGCAAGACAAGCAGAGGAAAGAGGACACACACTTCTTGATGAGATCCGTATCCTCATG GTCCATGGCTTGTTACATCTTTTGGGATTTGATCATGAATTAAGTGAAGAGGCTGAAGTAGAAATGGAAAAAGAAGAGGAACTCCTTTTGCAAAGTCTTGGTTGGAAAGGAAAAGGGCTAATAAAGAGTGCATATGATGCTGAAGAAAATGCAAGTTCTCAGCAAAACAGTTCAGAtg ACAGGAAGAAAGAAGGCAGTCTTCGATTTTACAAACCAAAGTTCAGCTATATCTTCTGTGATATGGATG GAACATTGCTGAACAGCAAAAGTCAAATTTCTACTTCAACTGCCAAGGCTTTGAGAGAGGCCTCAGCAAGGGGCGTGAAAATTGTGATAGCCACTGGAAAA GCTCGTCCAGCTGTGATAGATATTTTTAAGAAGGTGGATTTAGCTGGAAAAGATGGCATTGTTTCAGAATTTTCTCCTGGGGTTTTTTTACAG GGGTTGCTTGTTTATGGTAGACAAGGTCGGGAAATATATAGGAGCAGCTTAGATCCGGACGTCTGTAGAGAG GCATGTCTTTACTCTTTGGAGAGTAAGGTTCCACTTATTGCATTTTGTGAAGGCCGCTGCTTAACCCTTTTTCATGATCCACTTGTTGATTCACTCCATACAATATACCATGAACCAAAG GCTGAGATCATCCCTTCTGTTGAAGATCTTCTGGCATCTGCCGACATACAG AAAATGATTTTCTTAGACACTGCCCAGAGTGTGTCGGATACATTACGTCCATACTGGTCAGATGCAACAAAAGGTCGTGCCACTGTTGTTCAAGCTGTACCGGACATGCTGGAAATTGTACCCTTGGGAACATGTAAAGGGAACGGAGTAAAAGTGCTGCTTGATCACTTGGGAGTTACTGCTAATGAG ATAATGGCTATTGGTGATGGCGAAAATGATGTAGAGATGCTTGAGCTGGCTTCTTTAGGCATTGCACTGAGTAATGGATCAGAGAAGACCAAAGCTGTGGCAAACGTAATTGGTTTAAGCAACGATGAAGATGGTGCAGCCGACGCCATCTATCGATATGCATTCTGA
- the LOC11432255 gene encoding endoribonuclease YBEY, chloroplastic isoform X2, with product MLPRFSNLLRHPPFNSIMSRAITCSLPQPHSSYSVSFNNSSVFPFSNSPPRRILFALFAQQPQPFRGVRAAGGGGKREYRKFRSRAPKRKKELELSVPICIEESLPDDPEILNIAEMLRLNVPMAMKLAFDGLKGSEYKTRDTAIDDVGREWRDEDHATDVLSMSQHEPGLNLPILMLGDIVISLETAARQAEERGHTLLDEIRILMVHGLLHLLGFDHELSEEAEVEMEKEEELLLQSLGWKGKGLIKSAYDAEENASSQQNSSDDRKKEGSLRFYKPKFSYIFCDMDGTLLNSKSQISTSTAKALREASARGVKIVIATGKARPAVIDIFKKVDLAGKDGIVSEFSPGVFLQGLLVYGRQGREIYRSSLDPDVCREACLYSLESKVPLIAFCEGRCLTLFHDPLVDSLHTIYHEPKAEIIPSVEDLLASADIQKMIFLDTAQSVSDTLRPYWSDATKGRATVVQAVPDMLEIVPLGTCKGNGVKVLLDHLGVTANEIMAIGDGENDVEMLELASLGIALSNGSEKTKAVANVIGLSNDEDGAADAIYRYAF from the exons ATGCTTCCTCGTTTCTCTAACCTTCTACGCCACCCTCCCTTCAACTCCATCATGTCACGTGCCATCACGTGCTCTCTCCCTCAACCCCATTCCTCCTATTCCGTCTCATTCAACAACTCTTCCGTTTTTCCTTTCTCTAACTCTCCTCCTCGCCGTATCTTGTTTGCGCTATTTGCTCAGCAGCCGCAACCGTTTCGTGGAGTCCGTGCAGCCGGCGGAGGAGGAAAGAGAGAGTATCGGAAATTCAGAAGCCGAGCGCCGAAGAGGAAGAAGGAGTTAGAACTCTCCGTCCCTATTTGCATCGAAGAAAGTTTGCCTGATGATCCTGAAATCTTG AATATTGCAGAGATGCTTCGTCTAAATGTCCCAATGGCAATGAAACTGGCATTTGATGGTTTGAAAGGTTCAGAGTATAAAACAAGAGATACTGCTATAGATGATGTTGGCAG GGAATGGAGAGATGAAGATCACGCTACCGATGTTCTCTCAATGTCACAACATGAACCTGGACTCAATCTTCCTATT cttatgtTGGGTGATATTGTAATTTCTCTTGAGACAGCGGCAAGACAAGCAGAGGAAAGAGGACACACACTTCTTGATGAGATCCGTATCCTCATG GTCCATGGCTTGTTACATCTTTTGGGATTTGATCATGAATTAAGTGAAGAGGCTGAAGTAGAAATGGAAAAAGAAGAGGAACTCCTTTTGCAAAGTCTTGGTTGGAAAGGAAAAGGGCTAATAAAGAGTGCATATGATGCTGAAGAAAATGCAAGTTCTCAGCAAAACAGTTCAGAtg ACAGGAAGAAAGAAGGCAGTCTTCGATTTTACAAACCAAAGTTCAGCTATATCTTCTGTGATATGGATG GAACATTGCTGAACAGCAAAAGTCAAATTTCTACTTCAACTGCCAAGGCTTTGAGAGAGGCCTCAGCAAGGGGCGTGAAAATTGTGATAGCCACTGGAAAA GCTCGTCCAGCTGTGATAGATATTTTTAAGAAGGTGGATTTAGCTGGAAAAGATGGCATTGTTTCAGAATTTTCTCCTGGGGTTTTTTTACAG GGGTTGCTTGTTTATGGTAGACAAGGTCGGGAAATATATAGGAGCAGCTTAGATCCGGACGTCTGTAGAGAG GCATGTCTTTACTCTTTGGAGAGTAAGGTTCCACTTATTGCATTTTGTGAAGGCCGCTGCTTAACCCTTTTTCATGATCCACTTGTTGATTCACTCCATACAATATACCATGAACCAAAG GCTGAGATCATCCCTTCTGTTGAAGATCTTCTGGCATCTGCCGACATACAG AAAATGATTTTCTTAGACACTGCCCAGAGTGTGTCGGATACATTACGTCCATACTGGTCAGATGCAACAAAAGGTCGTGCCACTGTTGTTCAAGCTGTACCGGACATGCTGGAAATTGTACCCTTGGGAACATGTAAAGGGAACGGAGTAAAAGTGCTGCTTGATCACTTGGGAGTTACTGCTAATGAG ATAATGGCTATTGGTGATGGCGAAAATGATGTAGAGATGCTTGAGCTGGCTTCTTTAGGCATTGCACTGAGTAATGGATCAGAGAAGACCAAAGCTGTGGCAAACGTAATTGGTTTAAGCAACGATGAAGATGGTGCAGCCGACGCCATCTATCGATATGCATTCTGA